Proteins encoded within one genomic window of Sulfurimonas hongkongensis:
- a CDS encoding VWA domain-containing protein yields MTFLHPEFFYFLLPPLIIVYAYVLIKKETHEHYFSKETMKKLKINSNSLSLKTRNSLLFLAGLLIVIASAEPVLKEGTVRVKAVGGDILIALDISDSMLCEDVYPNRLELAKKKALELIDKTTQDRVGVIAFAKNSYLVSPISFDTKTISFLLSKLDTSSITQKGTDILTMLTTVAESKTSTDKKYLLILSDGGDSKDFSAEIDFAKEKGIVVFVLGMGTKLGASIKKEDGSLIKYNNKVIISTLNESISKLATETGGVYIQNTTSSKDIDAMFYEIINNTEHKELKSQEIQRYEALFYYPIILAILILLIAFNSLSRVLKHDLSAYIFILFTLTLSNSPAVGDMFDFKKLAEAKKLYEAKEYNTSAKIYEEYAKKTDNGQAYYNAGNSYYKQKEYLKALSAYSFARLKDKDSRAKKLSNMGNALVRLGTINTLERAVKHYEASLRLKEDKPTRENLEAVKKALEKNKDKEEKEDEQEEDKEYSEQKTDESSDADSDEANDKNNKNKNSKNNDNSKSKKSEDKLNPDHNKKKDSDDAKSEENEDNNSESSENNNNNQDSQGQTKEIKNKDKKEVKNESNSAESSSKPQQMSDLEEKKWVKKLNSNQNTYLYRLNKETFENKEKNEKPW; encoded by the coding sequence ATGACTTTTTTGCATCCTGAATTTTTCTACTTTTTACTTCCTCCACTTATAATTGTTTACGCATATGTATTGATAAAAAAAGAGACGCATGAACACTACTTCTCAAAAGAGACAATGAAAAAGTTAAAAATCAATTCTAATTCACTCTCACTAAAGACAAGAAATAGCCTTTTATTCTTAGCAGGGTTACTAATAGTAATAGCATCAGCAGAACCAGTGCTTAAAGAGGGAACTGTGCGAGTTAAGGCAGTAGGTGGTGATATCTTAATAGCCTTAGACATTTCAGACTCTATGTTGTGCGAAGATGTATATCCAAATAGACTTGAGCTGGCTAAGAAAAAAGCTCTTGAATTAATAGATAAAACGACACAAGATAGAGTAGGAGTGATAGCTTTTGCAAAAAATAGTTACCTAGTTTCTCCAATTAGTTTTGATACAAAAACTATCTCTTTTTTACTCTCTAAACTCGATACTTCGAGCATTACTCAAAAAGGTACAGATATCCTCACAATGCTCACTACAGTAGCAGAAAGTAAAACTAGTACAGATAAAAAATATCTCTTAATTTTAAGTGATGGCGGAGATAGTAAAGACTTTTCGGCTGAAATAGATTTTGCAAAAGAAAAAGGCATCGTAGTTTTTGTTCTTGGGATGGGAACGAAGCTTGGTGCATCTATAAAAAAAGAAGATGGCTCACTTATAAAGTATAACAATAAGGTCATAATATCAACACTTAATGAGTCTATCTCTAAGCTTGCTACAGAGACTGGCGGTGTGTATATTCAAAATACAACATCTTCAAAAGACATTGATGCAATGTTTTATGAAATCATAAACAATACTGAACATAAAGAGCTTAAAAGTCAAGAGATACAGAGATATGAAGCTCTATTTTACTATCCAATAATTTTGGCGATACTCATTTTACTAATAGCCTTTAATTCTCTTAGCAGGGTACTTAAACATGATCTGTCAGCATATATATTTATACTCTTTACATTAACACTATCTAACTCTCCAGCTGTTGGAGATATGTTTGACTTTAAAAAATTGGCAGAGGCAAAAAAATTATATGAAGCAAAAGAGTACAACACCTCTGCAAAGATTTATGAAGAGTATGCAAAAAAAACTGATAACGGACAAGCTTATTATAATGCTGGCAATTCCTACTATAAACAAAAAGAGTATTTAAAAGCCCTAAGCGCTTACTCATTTGCAAGACTTAAAGATAAAGACTCAAGAGCTAAAAAGTTATCAAATATGGGGAATGCTCTTGTACGTTTAGGTACTATAAATACACTAGAGCGAGCAGTAAAACATTATGAAGCATCACTAAGACTCAAAGAAGATAAGCCCACAAGAGAAAACTTAGAAGCTGTCAAAAAGGCTTTAGAAAAAAACAAGGACAAAGAAGAAAAAGAGGATGAACAAGAAGAAGATAAAGAGTATTCAGAACAAAAAACTGATGAAAGTAGTGATGCCGATTCAGATGAAGCAAACGATAAAAACAATAAAAATAAAAATTCTAAAAATAATGATAACTCAAAAAGTAAAAAATCAGAGGATAAGTTAAACCCTGATCATAATAAAAAGAAAGATTCTGATGATGCTAAATCTGAAGAAAATGAAGATAATAATAGTGAAAGCTCAGAAAATAACAATAACAATCAAGATAGCCAAGGACAAACAAAAGAGATAAAAAATAAAGATAAAAAAGAAGTTAAAAATGAAAGTAATAGTGCAGAGTCTAGTTCCAAACCTCAGCAAATGAGTGACTTAGAAGAAAAAAAATGGGTTAAAAAGTTAAACTCTAATCAAAATACTTATCTTTATAGACTCAACAAAGAAACATTTGAAAACAAAGAAAAAAACGAAAAACCTTGGTAG
- a CDS encoding VWA domain-containing protein, translating to MFDGLYFQYPSLASIILLFILCAVICKMKLPSLYFPHIAQFMKVSSGASWLLLFLKWLSITMLIVSLMSPVKDKPYELEPKKGYEIALILDASESMKAKGFDQNNKNLTRFDVVKEIVSDFIISRKNDNMGVVVFGAYSFIASPLTYDSNILKDIVSNLYIGMAGKFTALFESLAQGVNLLKSSKSTTKIAILLTDGYNTPDSEFPFDTAIDFAKKHSVKVYPIGIGEPNEYNKKMLDEIAKQTGGVSFGAINASELSLVYAKINELEKSEIENETFSYLRYYYIFALLISFFSLLLYMFFKNKRGYN from the coding sequence ATGTTTGATGGACTTTATTTTCAATACCCAAGTTTAGCTTCTATTATTTTACTTTTTATCCTTTGTGCGGTTATTTGTAAGATGAAACTACCATCTTTATATTTTCCCCATATTGCACAGTTTATGAAAGTCTCAAGCGGTGCATCTTGGCTACTGCTATTTCTAAAATGGTTAAGTATCACAATGCTTATAGTGTCACTTATGTCTCCCGTAAAAGATAAGCCTTATGAGCTAGAGCCAAAAAAAGGTTATGAAATAGCTCTGATACTTGATGCCTCAGAGTCTATGAAAGCAAAAGGTTTTGATCAAAACAACAAAAATTTAACTCGTTTTGATGTTGTAAAAGAGATAGTATCTGACTTTATTATAAGCAGAAAAAATGATAATATGGGTGTTGTAGTTTTTGGAGCATACTCTTTTATTGCATCTCCACTGACCTATGACTCTAATATTTTAAAAGATATAGTATCAAATCTTTATATCGGAATGGCTGGAAAGTTTACTGCTCTTTTTGAATCACTTGCTCAAGGTGTTAACCTACTCAAATCATCCAAATCAACAACAAAAATTGCTATTTTACTCACTGATGGATACAACACTCCTGACAGTGAATTTCCTTTTGATACGGCTATTGATTTTGCTAAAAAACATAGTGTAAAGGTCTATCCTATAGGTATAGGGGAACCTAATGAATACAATAAAAAAATGCTAGATGAAATTGCAAAACAGACAGGTGGAGTGTCTTTTGGGGCAATAAATGCGAGTGAACTTAGTCTTGTATATGCAAAGATAAATGAGTTAGAAAAATCAGAAATAGAGAATGAAACCTTTAGTTATTTAAGATACTACTATATATTTGCACTCCTTATTTCATTTTTTTCTTTGCTTCTTTATATGTTTTTTAAAAATAAAAGAGGATATAACTAA